One Cohnella candidum genomic region harbors:
- a CDS encoding PAS domain-containing hybrid sensor histidine kinase/response regulator, with the protein MFLSRLKKLFRSWKPVPTPGWNLQFTEEMNSRLLAITETAHDMIATFDLRGKILYLNRAGYEFLGIRTLGEKNGYLERYMSVPTTLRLVAGLRIAQEQGYWQDESEWIKEDGTVLTTSQTVVAHQPEGAEEPYFSTIVRDITERKEIERQLWLAKQAADEANEAKSAFLARMSHEIRTPLNGIIGLTHLLQRTELSDIQRDYLRQITVSSNGLLHILNDLLDYSKLEADKLSIETVPFRLEEVLERLSRTFAVLLGAKPVDLMLRIAPGVPDVLYGDPSRLEQILLNLVNNAIKFTDEGFISLEISLVHAYESAAALRFAVADSGVGMTPQEQARLFKPFSQASEGANRSGGTGLGLVISSSLIQRMGGTRIQVDSGFGEGSTFSFQIPFGTQGNRSFLEDPLPYGLKVLVLEDGTRMRDYWLQTLVEMGCKVEAAEDWAAAEHKLNTETWDAWIVDMENGDMHGEETWETWKRSADAKGTAVYCSTTLRGRDMLMAMEEDLRPAGVLIKPTVPMQIRHALLALCERTEAADSSASREPERTSLRLNGTVLVVEDNEISRTVTARLVEEFGLVACEASSGTQARHVLESRPVQLVLMDLQMPGMDGLETTRAIHGEERFSSLPVIALTGEDIEHWRQRCLDAGMIDLLRKPVSPENLKAVLSRWLPTALSVPSPSDSLAGWPDTDALDIPLALHRLGGKTALYLQLLDRFRQEYADLPKQLRDFADSDDSSVPQRLLHSFRGAAAHLGAIPVAREALLLEEAFRKSQPTEEALGTLDARLNALIDTIDSILRQKRG; encoded by the coding sequence ATGTTTCTGTCGCGGCTCAAAAAGCTGTTTCGCTCGTGGAAACCGGTACCGACGCCGGGCTGGAACCTCCAATTCACCGAGGAAATGAATTCGCGCCTGCTCGCGATTACCGAAACCGCCCATGACATGATCGCCACCTTCGATCTGAGAGGCAAAATCCTGTACTTGAACCGGGCGGGCTATGAGTTTCTCGGCATCCGGACGCTCGGAGAGAAAAACGGCTATTTGGAGCGTTACATGTCCGTGCCCACCACCCTTCGCCTCGTCGCCGGTCTGCGCATCGCCCAGGAGCAGGGCTATTGGCAGGATGAATCGGAGTGGATCAAGGAAGACGGAACGGTGCTCACGACGTCGCAGACGGTTGTCGCCCATCAACCGGAAGGCGCGGAGGAGCCCTATTTCTCCACGATCGTCCGGGACATCACGGAACGCAAGGAAATCGAGCGCCAACTGTGGCTCGCCAAACAGGCCGCCGACGAAGCGAACGAAGCCAAAAGCGCGTTTCTCGCGCGGATGAGCCATGAAATACGCACGCCCCTGAACGGGATTATCGGCCTGACTCACCTGCTCCAACGCACCGAACTTTCGGATATTCAGAGAGACTATTTGCGGCAAATCACGGTCTCCTCCAACGGGCTTCTCCATATCCTGAACGACTTGCTCGACTACTCCAAACTCGAAGCGGACAAGCTGTCGATCGAAACGGTGCCATTCCGGCTGGAGGAAGTATTGGAGCGGTTAAGCAGAACGTTCGCCGTGCTGCTGGGCGCGAAACCCGTCGACCTGATGCTTCGTATCGCGCCCGGCGTGCCGGATGTCCTGTACGGAGATCCTTCGCGTCTGGAACAAATCCTGCTCAACCTGGTTAACAACGCGATCAAATTCACGGACGAAGGCTTCATATCGCTTGAAATTTCGCTTGTCCATGCTTACGAGTCCGCTGCCGCTCTCCGATTCGCCGTGGCGGACTCCGGGGTCGGCATGACGCCACAGGAACAAGCCCGGCTGTTCAAACCTTTCTCCCAGGCGTCGGAAGGCGCGAACCGTTCCGGCGGTACCGGACTGGGGTTGGTCATCAGCAGCAGCCTCATCCAACGAATGGGCGGTACGCGCATTCAAGTGGACAGCGGGTTTGGCGAGGGCAGCACCTTCTCCTTCCAAATCCCTTTCGGCACGCAAGGGAACCGCTCATTCCTGGAAGACCCTCTGCCCTATGGCTTGAAAGTGTTGGTGCTCGAGGACGGTACCCGGATGAGGGACTATTGGCTGCAGACACTCGTCGAGATGGGATGTAAGGTGGAAGCCGCAGAGGACTGGGCTGCGGCCGAGCATAAGCTGAACACGGAAACTTGGGACGCATGGATCGTCGACATGGAAAACGGGGACATGCACGGCGAGGAAACTTGGGAAACGTGGAAACGGTCTGCCGACGCGAAGGGAACGGCGGTTTATTGCAGCACGACGCTGCGGGGAAGGGACATGCTCATGGCCATGGAAGAAGATCTGCGGCCTGCCGGCGTCCTCATCAAACCGACGGTTCCGATGCAAATCCGGCATGCTCTGCTTGCCCTGTGCGAACGAACCGAAGCAGCGGACTCCTCGGCTTCCCGCGAGCCGGAACGAACCTCCCTTCGGCTGAACGGGACCGTGCTGGTCGTGGAGGACAACGAAATCAGCAGAACCGTCACCGCGCGTCTGGTCGAAGAGTTCGGCCTCGTCGCCTGCGAAGCATCGAGTGGTACGCAAGCCCGGCATGTATTGGAGTCCCGCCCGGTTCAGCTCGTGCTGATGGACCTCCAGATGCCCGGCATGGACGGCTTGGAGACAACGCGAGCCATCCATGGAGAAGAGCGTTTCTCCAGCCTGCCCGTGATCGCTCTGACGGGAGAAGATATCGAGCATTGGAGGCAGCGTTGTCTGGACGCCGGCATGATCGACCTGCTTCGGAAACCGGTGTCGCCGGAGAACCTGAAAGCCGTGCTCTCCCGCTGGCTTCCGACGGCCTTGAGCGTTCCTTCCCCGTCGGACAGTCTCGCGGGATGGCCCGACACCGACGCGCTGGACATTCCGCTTGCGCTTCATCGGCTGGGCGGGAAAACCGCCCTTTATCTCCAACTGCTCGATCGGTTCCGCCAAGAGTACGCGGATCTGCCGAAGCAGCTTCGAGACTTCGCCGATTCCGACGATTCTTCCGTGCCTCAGCGCCTTCTCCACTCGTTCCGCGGCGCGGCCGCGCATTTGGGCGCCATTCCGGTCGCCCGGGAAGCCTTGCTGCTCGAAGAGGCGTTCCGCAAGAGCCAGCCGACGGAAGAAGCATTAGGCACGTTAGATGCGCGTTTAAACGCTTTGATCGACACGATCGATTCCATTCTTAGACAAAAAAGAGGTTAG
- a CDS encoding response regulator transcription factor → MTRILVIEDDPIIGEMLTLYLNEEQFTVQRVETARDGFQALFSFAPDVILLDLILPDAQGPELCAEFRRQTDLPLIVISMKTAVADRIQAISAGADDYLVKPFSMQELKVRIGAVLRRSQAASAPRRLQEAETSAGQAESTGITLDLERRTLLRDGKSVETTFSEYEIMKLFVEHPGKVYTREELINAVRGIDSFVNDRAIDVHVTNLRRKLEDNPKQPQYIKTVWGVGYKFVR, encoded by the coding sequence TTGACGAGAATCCTCGTAATCGAAGATGACCCCATCATCGGCGAGATGCTCACCCTGTATTTAAACGAAGAACAATTTACGGTTCAGCGCGTAGAAACCGCCCGGGACGGATTTCAGGCGCTGTTTTCTTTTGCGCCCGACGTGATTTTGCTCGATCTCATCCTGCCGGACGCACAAGGACCTGAGCTGTGCGCGGAATTCCGCCGCCAGACGGACCTTCCGCTGATCGTCATCTCGATGAAAACCGCCGTGGCGGACCGGATCCAAGCGATCAGCGCGGGCGCCGACGATTACTTGGTCAAGCCTTTCAGCATGCAGGAGCTCAAAGTGCGCATCGGTGCCGTGCTTCGGCGTTCGCAAGCCGCCTCCGCTCCCCGCCGTCTTCAGGAGGCCGAGACGTCCGCCGGGCAAGCCGAATCCACCGGCATCACGTTAGATCTTGAACGGAGAACGCTGCTGAGGGATGGCAAATCCGTCGAAACGACGTTTTCGGAATACGAAATCATGAAACTGTTCGTCGAACATCCCGGCAAAGTTTATACCCGTGAAGAGCTCATCAACGCGGTGCGCGGCATCGACTCTTTCGTGAACGACCGGGCCATCGACGTCCATGTGACGAACTTAAGGCGCAAGCTGGAGGACAATCCCAAGCAGCCGCAATATATCAAAACCGTCTGGGGCGTCGGGTACAAATTCGTCCGCTGA
- a CDS encoding EAL domain-containing protein translates to MIHMTSLLQNIATVIVIIMLANRLYPYLLHWNKPGQCLVIGALFGAAGLVSMNMPIHVDSGITVDLKAVLAGMSGLLGGPLSAAVSFVVIGGYRYHLGGMGMAPGILCIGAAALAGSALNLVFRRKRLRLRRIWWLPVCFGLFIALIQLAATMWFPPDIRNGLLRDFTLPLLTLYPLSSVIFHYFVTVEWVSYHDTQYDRVTLLPRYERLQGKWQRMIDRKQPFSLVILNVEKLRAVNDIHGVEGGNALLRECAGRLGAGLPKDGLISRFNGQDFAVSLPGYDMLQSLIWIVDMKKKLSVPYLIEGSPYHVTFSTGLAVYEGDAETLQNLFMQAETALRHARESGSNQTVPYESRLTEQIRYRTSLEKDLQFALDRNQFHLSYQPQFELETGKLRGFEALIRWNHPEWGAISPAEFIPLAEQTRLIIPIGQWVLETACEMAMKLKLNEAGATMAVNVSAVQLLEPDFPDRVAVVLRESGLQGRLLELELTETTMVQSFEKAADQLMRLKECGVRLALDDFGVGYSSLSYLRRLPFDLIKIDRSFIEDIGRSQDDRMTKSIIDWVRELRYGIVAEGLESYDQLYWLKQWKCDIAQGFLFSRPMPEEELLRYLRQLMPFPFAVPSPEVDGLPS, encoded by the coding sequence ATGATCCACATGACGAGTTTATTGCAAAATATCGCCACGGTGATCGTTATCATCATGCTGGCGAATCGACTCTATCCTTATCTGCTTCATTGGAATAAACCCGGCCAATGTCTCGTGATCGGGGCTCTATTCGGCGCGGCCGGGCTCGTATCGATGAATATGCCGATTCACGTCGATTCCGGCATAACCGTCGACTTGAAAGCCGTGCTCGCCGGGATGTCCGGCTTGCTCGGAGGTCCGCTCTCTGCCGCGGTTTCTTTCGTCGTGATCGGCGGCTACCGTTATCATCTGGGCGGCATGGGAATGGCACCGGGCATTCTCTGCATCGGCGCCGCAGCTCTCGCCGGTTCGGCGTTGAACCTCGTATTCCGCCGGAAACGCCTGCGCCTGCGCCGGATTTGGTGGCTGCCGGTTTGTTTCGGCTTGTTCATTGCGCTCATCCAGCTCGCGGCAACGATGTGGTTCCCTCCCGATATCCGGAACGGATTGCTGCGGGATTTCACGCTGCCTTTGCTCACGCTATACCCTTTGTCCTCCGTCATCTTCCATTATTTCGTCACGGTGGAATGGGTCAGTTATCACGATACCCAATACGACCGAGTGACCCTGCTGCCCCGTTACGAGCGCCTGCAGGGCAAGTGGCAGCGGATGATCGACCGGAAGCAGCCTTTTTCCCTCGTGATCTTGAACGTGGAAAAACTTCGGGCCGTCAATGATATCCACGGTGTCGAAGGCGGCAACGCACTGCTGCGGGAATGCGCGGGAAGATTGGGCGCCGGCCTGCCGAAGGACGGTTTGATCAGCCGGTTTAACGGCCAGGACTTCGCCGTCTCTCTTCCCGGTTACGACATGCTCCAGTCTCTGATCTGGATCGTCGACATGAAAAAGAAGTTGTCCGTTCCCTATCTCATTGAGGGAAGTCCCTATCACGTCACTTTCAGCACGGGATTGGCCGTATACGAAGGAGACGCGGAGACGCTGCAGAATCTGTTCATGCAGGCGGAAACGGCGCTTCGGCACGCGAGAGAAAGCGGCTCGAACCAGACGGTGCCTTACGAAAGCCGTTTGACGGAGCAAATCCGTTACCGCACCAGCCTGGAGAAGGATTTGCAATTCGCGCTGGACCGAAATCAATTCCATCTGAGCTACCAGCCTCAATTCGAGTTGGAAACGGGGAAACTTCGCGGTTTCGAGGCGCTGATTCGTTGGAACCATCCGGAATGGGGCGCCATCTCGCCGGCCGAGTTCATTCCGCTCGCGGAACAAACCCGTCTGATCATCCCGATCGGACAGTGGGTGCTCGAGACCGCTTGCGAAATGGCCATGAAACTGAAGCTGAACGAAGCGGGCGCCACGATGGCCGTCAATGTTTCCGCCGTTCAATTGCTGGAGCCCGATTTTCCGGATCGGGTAGCGGTCGTGCTTCGGGAAAGCGGATTGCAAGGCCGTTTGTTGGAGCTGGAGCTCACCGAAACGACGATGGTGCAATCGTTCGAGAAAGCCGCCGATCAGCTCATGCGTTTGAAGGAGTGCGGGGTTCGCCTTGCGCTCGACGACTTCGGAGTCGGTTACTCCTCTCTCAGTTATCTGAGGAGGCTTCCCTTCGATCTGATCAAGATCGACCGCAGCTTTATCGAGGACATCGGCCGGAGCCAGGACGACCGGATGACCAAATCCATCATAGACTGGGTCCGGGAGCTGCGGTACGGCATCGTCGCCGAAGGCTTGGAGTCTTACGATCAACTCTATTGGCTGAAGCAGTGGAAGTGCGACATTGCTCAGGGATTCCTGTTCAGCCGGCCGATGCCGGAGGAGGAACTGCTTCGTTACCTGAGGCAGCTGATGCCCTTCCCCTTCGCGGTTCCGTCACCTGAAGTCGACGGACTACCCTCCTAA
- a CDS encoding DinB family protein: MTNHDAIRNRQLFEDYVPFVRSLANLTEEQQLKRLGEGKWSVRDVIAHMWKWDEFFERHAVLPLSQGQPLTYHHLDFNAFNENAKNECRKLDWKHVTEQAAATRERLLNAIRGIPESEYDREHQDADGRPFSVTAYLLDFAEHDEHHRKQIESALGTAL, from the coding sequence TTGACGAATCATGATGCGATCCGCAATCGGCAATTGTTCGAAGACTACGTTCCGTTCGTCCGTTCCTTGGCGAATCTGACCGAGGAGCAACAGCTCAAGCGGCTGGGAGAAGGCAAATGGTCGGTGAGGGACGTTATTGCGCACATGTGGAAATGGGACGAATTTTTCGAGCGGCACGCCGTCCTGCCGCTAAGCCAAGGTCAGCCCCTGACCTATCACCATTTGGATTTCAATGCCTTCAATGAAAACGCCAAAAACGAGTGCCGCAAGCTTGATTGGAAACACGTGACCGAGCAGGCGGCTGCGACGCGGGAGCGATTGTTGAACGCCATCCGCGGCATTCCGGAAAGCGAATACGACCGCGAACACCAAGATGCCGACGGACGGCCTTTCTCGGTGACCGCCTACCTGCTGGATTTCGCCGAGCATGACGAGCATCATCGCAAACAGATCGAAAGCGCTCTAGGGACGGCACTTTGA
- a CDS encoding YfiT family bacillithiol transferase → MTEDSRYPIGKFAQAGDITPEQREAWIRDIEQAPEQLAAALQGLSDEQLDTPYRDGGWTVRQVAHHIVDSHMNSMIRFKLALTEPEPTIKPYDENAWAQLADTRDAPVDLAVAQLRGLHVRWAMLLRSMNEADFAKTFFHPANNSVSRLDRTLGIYAWHGRHHVAHITALRERMGW, encoded by the coding sequence ATGACCGAAGATTCGAGATATCCGATCGGCAAATTCGCCCAAGCAGGCGACATCACCCCTGAACAGCGCGAGGCCTGGATCCGGGACATCGAGCAAGCGCCGGAACAGCTGGCGGCCGCCTTGCAAGGGCTGAGCGACGAGCAGCTCGACACTCCTTATCGGGATGGCGGCTGGACCGTTCGCCAAGTGGCGCACCACATCGTGGACAGCCACATGAACAGCATGATCCGGTTTAAGCTTGCGCTTACGGAGCCGGAACCGACGATCAAACCTTACGACGAAAACGCCTGGGCACAGCTTGCCGATACGCGCGACGCGCCGGTCGATCTCGCGGTGGCGCAGCTCCGCGGGCTGCACGTCCGCTGGGCGATGCTGCTCCGGTCGATGAATGAGGCCGATTTCGCGAAAACGTTCTTCCACCCGGCCAATAACAGCGTATCCCGGCTGGACCGGACGCTGGGCATTTACGCTTGGCATGGCCGCCACCACGTGGCGCATATCACCGCTCTGAGAGAGCGGATGGGCTGGTAA
- a CDS encoding GNAT family N-acetyltransferase, producing MISLTVLRVTLNELDQAVPLFDRYRQFYGQPSDQAAARGFLSERLQRQESAIYLAVDEETGQAVGFMQLYPTFSSISIRHSWILNDLFVSEEARGQGAGRLLLKAAKKLAEETGAKGLSLSTAVDNVTAQKLYESFGFVKDTEFYHYDLRTASV from the coding sequence GTGATATCTTTAACCGTACTGCGCGTCACTTTGAATGAATTGGATCAAGCGGTGCCGTTGTTCGATCGATACCGCCAATTTTACGGACAGCCGTCCGACCAAGCCGCTGCGCGCGGTTTTCTGTCCGAACGGCTGCAGCGGCAAGAATCGGCTATCTATTTAGCGGTCGATGAGGAGACGGGCCAAGCCGTCGGTTTCATGCAGCTTTATCCGACTTTTTCTTCGATATCGATCCGCCATAGTTGGATTCTGAACGACTTGTTCGTGAGCGAGGAAGCCAGGGGCCAAGGGGCGGGACGGCTGCTGTTGAAAGCCGCGAAAAAGCTGGCTGAAGAGACGGGAGCCAAAGGATTGAGCCTGTCCACTGCCGTTGACAACGTAACCGCGCAGAAGCTTTATGAGTCTTTCGGTTTCGTAAAGGACACCGAATTTTATCACTACGATTTGAGAACGGCATCCGTATAA
- a CDS encoding aminoglycoside N(3)-acetyltransferase encodes MNNEWKAIERTPFVVTVDSLVEDFRRLGIRPGMTLLVHSSLSAIGWVNGGPVAVVQALMEAVTEDGTLVMPTHSGEYSDPAKWQNPPVPEAWWDTIRATMPAFDPAVAPTRGMGRIVEAFRTFPGVIRSSHPALSFAAWGKLAHQVTDAHGLDFGLGERSPLARIYELDGSVLLIGVGHDSNTSLHLAENRAVRRTQRTEYAPILENGQRVWKAFQEIQFQTELFEEIGRAFEADRPVVTGAVGVAECRLFRQRDAVDFAAAWLDREGRMDSL; translated from the coding sequence ATGAATAACGAATGGAAAGCGATCGAACGGACGCCGTTCGTGGTGACGGTCGATTCGCTGGTAGAAGATTTCCGCCGTCTGGGCATCCGACCCGGCATGACGCTGCTCGTCCATTCTTCGCTCAGCGCCATTGGTTGGGTGAACGGAGGGCCGGTCGCGGTCGTGCAGGCGCTGATGGAAGCGGTGACCGAGGACGGCACCCTGGTAATGCCCACGCATTCGGGCGAATACTCCGATCCGGCGAAGTGGCAGAATCCGCCGGTGCCTGAAGCCTGGTGGGACACGATTCGCGCCACGATGCCGGCGTTCGATCCGGCCGTCGCGCCGACGAGGGGAATGGGCCGGATCGTGGAAGCGTTCCGCACTTTCCCGGGCGTCATCCGCAGCAGCCATCCCGCGCTTTCGTTCGCCGCCTGGGGAAAACTCGCACATCAGGTTACCGACGCGCACGGACTCGATTTCGGGCTTGGAGAAAGGTCGCCGCTGGCCCGTATCTATGAGCTTGACGGCTCGGTCCTGTTAATCGGCGTCGGGCACGACTCCAACACGTCGCTGCACCTGGCGGAAAATCGGGCGGTCAGACGAACGCAGCGAACCGAATACGCACCGATCCTCGAGAACGGCCAGCGGGTATGGAAGGCGTTTCAAGAAATTCAGTTTCAAACGGAGCTTTTCGAGGAAATCGGCCGCGCGTTCGAAGCGGATCGCCCCGTCGTTACGGGCGCCGTCGGCGTGGCCGAATGCCGGCTGTTCCGCCAACGCGACGCCGTCGATTTCGCCGCAGCCTGGCTGGACCGGGAAGGAAGGATGGACTCATTGTGA
- the hisC gene encoding histidinol-phosphate transaminase codes for MSKFWSPLAASLIPYVPGEQPKDQTYVKLNTNENPYPPSPLVLNAIKDAANGDLRLYPDPTCSALAEKAAAYYGVQPNQVFIGNGSDEILAFAFAAFFSPSNRPILFPDITYSFYKVYAALYGIPYKTVPLDEEFRVPLDAFDEPNGGIVLPNPNAPTARYIETERFRGVLDWNSDSVMILDEAYIDFGGKSGVELVAEFPNLLVVHTLSKSRSLAGLRVGVAIGHPDLIEGLNRVKNSFNSYTIDRLALAGAAAAFDDRAYFEETTRKVIATRERTDAGLKQLGFRVIDSSANFLFAEHPDHPAAGIFQGLKQRGVLVRYFNQPRIDNFIRISIGTDAEMDTFLRTLEDVLRQDGGSAEA; via the coding sequence TTGAGCAAATTTTGGAGCCCCTTGGCCGCTTCGCTGATTCCTTATGTGCCGGGAGAACAGCCGAAGGACCAAACTTACGTCAAACTGAACACGAACGAAAACCCTTATCCGCCATCCCCGCTTGTGCTTAATGCGATCAAGGATGCCGCTAACGGCGATTTACGTTTATATCCGGATCCCACTTGCAGCGCGCTTGCGGAGAAAGCTGCCGCCTATTATGGCGTACAGCCGAACCAGGTGTTCATCGGCAACGGGTCCGACGAGATTTTGGCTTTCGCGTTCGCCGCTTTCTTCTCGCCGTCGAACCGGCCGATTTTGTTCCCCGACATTACATACAGCTTCTACAAGGTGTACGCGGCGCTGTACGGCATTCCTTACAAAACCGTCCCTTTGGACGAAGAGTTCCGGGTGCCGCTGGACGCGTTCGACGAACCGAACGGCGGCATCGTCCTGCCGAACCCGAACGCGCCGACCGCCCGTTACATCGAGACGGAGCGCTTCCGGGGCGTCCTCGATTGGAACTCGGATTCCGTGATGATTCTGGACGAGGCTTATATCGATTTCGGCGGAAAATCGGGGGTGGAGCTCGTGGCGGAGTTCCCGAACCTGCTGGTCGTCCACACGCTGTCGAAGTCGCGGTCGCTCGCCGGACTTCGGGTCGGCGTCGCGATAGGCCACCCGGACCTGATCGAGGGCTTGAACCGGGTCAAAAACTCGTTCAACTCTTACACGATCGACCGCCTCGCGCTTGCCGGCGCGGCCGCGGCTTTCGACGACAGAGCCTATTTCGAGGAAACGACGCGCAAAGTGATCGCGACGAGGGAGCGGACGGACGCCGGCTTGAAGCAGCTCGGTTTCCGGGTCATCGATTCGTCCGCGAACTTCCTGTTCGCGGAGCATCCGGACCATCCGGCCGCCGGAATCTTCCAAGGGTTGAAACAAAGAGGAGTGCTCGTCCGTTATTTCAATCAGCCCCGAATCGACAACTTCATCCGCATCAGCATCGGTACCGATGCCGAGATGGATACGTTTTTGCGGACGCTGGAGGATGTGCTTCGGCAGGATGGGGGATCCGCGGAAGCATGA
- a CDS encoding NAD-dependent epimerase/dehydratase family protein — protein MKILILGGTRFLGYHLVMSAVRAGHEVTIFSRGQTDTAELPECVERLVGDRDGRLSALQGRQWDAVIDTSGYVPRIVRQSAELLAGNAGHYTFVSSISAYAGLDRSGVNEESPLLELTEPGSEEVAKHYGALKALSEKEILTAFPDRALIVRPGLIVGPRDTTDRFTYWPSRIKRGGQVLAPGPRDARIQILDVRDLADWIVRLAEARQAGIYNAAGPEGILSMEELLEACRTALNPQAGLVWADTPFLLERGVGPWIEMPLWLPGVGDTAEVAGLMAADNRKAIGDGLTFRPLEETIRDTAAWDESRPDTAERKAGMSPEREASLLAEWLE, from the coding sequence TTGAAAATCCTGATCCTCGGAGGCACGCGGTTTCTCGGCTATCATCTCGTGATGTCGGCCGTCCGGGCCGGACACGAAGTGACGATATTCTCGCGGGGCCAGACGGACACGGCCGAATTGCCGGAATGCGTGGAGCGGCTGGTCGGTGACCGGGACGGACGCCTGTCCGCGCTGCAAGGACGGCAATGGGACGCCGTCATCGACACGTCCGGTTACGTGCCGCGAATCGTTCGGCAATCGGCAGAGCTGCTTGCCGGGAACGCCGGCCATTATACGTTCGTCTCGAGCATTTCCGCCTACGCCGGCCTTGACCGTTCCGGCGTTAACGAAGAGAGCCCGCTGCTCGAGCTGACGGAGCCTGGCTCGGAAGAAGTCGCTAAGCATTATGGCGCTTTGAAAGCCTTAAGCGAGAAGGAAATTCTGACCGCGTTCCCGGATCGGGCGCTGATCGTTCGTCCCGGCTTGATCGTCGGTCCTCGGGACACGACGGACCGCTTCACGTACTGGCCGTCCCGGATCAAGAGGGGAGGACAGGTGCTTGCGCCCGGACCTCGGGATGCGCGGATTCAAATCCTCGACGTCCGCGATTTGGCGGATTGGATCGTCCGGTTGGCCGAGGCACGCCAGGCCGGGATCTACAATGCGGCCGGTCCGGAAGGCATCCTCTCGATGGAAGAGCTGCTTGAAGCCTGCAGAACGGCGCTGAACCCGCAAGCCGGTCTCGTATGGGCGGACACTCCGTTTTTACTGGAACGGGGAGTGGGACCGTGGATCGAAATGCCCCTCTGGCTCCCGGGCGTCGGCGATACGGCCGAAGTCGCCGGCTTGATGGCCGCGGATAACCGCAAAGCGATCGGCGACGGCCTGACTTTCCGTCCGCTGGAGGAAACGATCCGCGACACCGCCGCTTGGGACGAATCGCGGCCGGATACGGCGGAGCGCAAAGCGGGCATGTCCCCGGAGCGAGAAGCTTCGCTGCTGGCCGAGTGGCTGGAATAG